The stretch of DNA CTGAGTACGACGAGTGGCGCGAACGGTTTGTCGGGAAACAGCCAAAGCTCAACATATCATTTGATATTACCATTATTTTGTGTGCATGTGGGTTTAAAAACGTTCTTCTGTTATATGTAACCTTAGAGTAAGGCTTGAATAACCGATAACGCATGTGTAAAAAGTTGATGTATAGTGTATTCAGCTGATTAGAAAGTGCAAATGCACTAATTTCTAAATAGAGATGTTAGGAAAACAAGGGCTACAAATATGACCGTCAATAGATGAGACAAATATGTACATTTTAATTAAAACGTCATAATATACTCCCATAACGCAACAGAGAATGAACCTATAACCTATATTACCAAACAGCCGGTAAGGATCTCCCTAGCGCTCCGAACGACCCGTGGGGGGTCGCTACCGGCTAGACTCAGCCTAAGGGGGGTCCCCACCGGCCGTGCCTCGATCATTAGAAGGAGTTAATCATGTCATGCATAAGCTCTAAATGATTCTGACCATTATGGTTGGAGACGGGGGGGTAACCACCCATTTCCTGGGGGTACTGGTGCGGAGGCATCATGCACTCGTCCAGGCCTTGCATGGAAGGGTCTACTTGCATGTCCCTCCCGGAATCCATGTGGCTGAGCGTTGGTTGGTAGGGGTATCCGGGGGGTACCATGGAGCCCATGTGGTTGGCCATTCCTTGGTACTGCTGAATCATGTACGGAGAATGTGACACGGGCATCCCCTGAGGGGGTGAGAGAGAAGGTGGGATGTCTAGTAAGTCGCGATCTCCACGACGTTTGTCCcgtgggcttcctgtggaaaagacaaaagaaataaGCTCAGTGTCGTCTCAACATCAATCTCAACATAATCACATTATGATATCATTATCGTTAGCTACCacaacaataataaacaaCACCACTTCCATCAcgaccaccaccattatcaccacaaccaccattatcaccacaaccaccattaTTACCCTCTGTAATCAGGACACGTTGATCTCACTATAACCACTACCACACATCTAACACCTCAAAAGCCCTCTGTAATCAGGACAATTCTCACCTTTTCCATCCTTTGACTTCTTAATGCTGCGTTGTCTGTTACTGACTCTACAGCTACTAGCGCCATCCGAATCTGGGTTATTTCTACGGGCGAGCTTTTTTATCTTAAAAAATACGAAAAGTTTTCGATTAGACCACTAACAAAATATCTATTTGCGTTGTGTTATCACATTGAGAATATAATAcgtgcattaaaaaaaaaaaaaaaaaaaggaaaaaaaaaaagggcagACAAATATGGTGCGTACGGCATTATAGTGCGGATAACAACAAGGCTTCTTGTCACGAGATAAATGTCTGAATAAGGTAAAGGAACGTTGCAAGTCCCTTAGAACCGGAAATAGAAACCAACATAAACCGgatgtgaaataaaattaaaaatgaaatgaaaattgGATGGATTAATGCAAAGAGTTCTAGAAGGAAATACCGCTGGCCAAATACTGGCAAGAGGTAGTGTCAAAGAGCCTGTTTGTGAGCCCGCGGTGCAGAGAGTCAGTGAAACTTACTGATTTCTGTACCTTTGCTCTTTGATTCTGGAACCAGACTTGGACCACTCTTACACTCAAGCCTGTCTCGCGAGACAACTCCTCGCGAACctaaacaacaacacaagtaaacaacaagataaataaatagaacAAACATATCAAGATTGTGGGGAGGGATTCCTGTTATTCTGTGGCCCTCGTCAGGATCGGTTTATCAATATTTCAGTTTCAAGTAGCTCGCCTTTATCCGTGCACGCCTCGCAACACAAGGGACTGGCAAAATAATTGTGCTCAATTTGGTGTGGCCATGAGAAAATtattcagtaaaatatttcGAGGGCGATTTCGAGAGCTAAATCGTAACCGATTCGGTAATTTCATTCAAAAACGAGGGTACACAAACGAACATATTAAGCTTTCGTCTTATGAAAATATAGGGACAGACGACATATGCAAGGCAAAACGGGTATGAAAAGAGTGAACTGAAAATAACTGATCTTAGAAGACATTACTGGAAATAACTGATAATATACACAGACGGGACTAAAATTAAGTATACAAACAAAtaactgaaaaaaaaggtatacaAACAAGTAACTTAAAAAAGACTGGTTCCTTCTGGTAATAAGTTTATACGGCCCCGGAATGCTAGGCTGccgtgtttttttcttttaagcGAGAGCTCAATCCACTGGCAAGTAGTGAAGGAAAGGGTAATCGATCTGACCTTAGAGAAGTTAGTAAAAACAAGACAGGTGTTAAGGCGACATCGTTAGCAAAAACGTCTTTCCAATTAGAGAAATGCGAGAGCAAAGAGACAACATGTCCCTTGTAAAACAGAGTTATCCGGTGAATGATCTTTGGCCAATGTTTGCGAACAGTTCTTAATCAGTTTAACTAAAGTTAGGACTGACACATGTAAACATAGAAATAAGAAAGGTAAAGAGTATTTAGATAGAGCAATAGATTACCAAAAAAATGTTCAACAGTAAGCAAgagaatattaaaaataaaacatttagaGCAAATATGATATGATTTACAAGTGACTTGACCGGCTGACTTATTAGTGGCGGCAAAATGTATAATCAAGGAAAAAACGAGAAACTCCTTAGAAAACTATTATGGAAATAAAGAAACTAAAcaagaaacataaagaaataaatgaaatttAATACCCAAGAAATAGAAtctttacaatattttttttttattggtttcGATCGATTGATCAATGTACAAAGACTCCTCACTCGTAACATCAAATGATATAAGAAGCGAAATATATTGGGGTATGGTCCGGCGACGTCAAGTCCCACATTGATTAAGTTGATAAAAACTCAGCAACTCGGCAGCTAAAAGAGGAAATCGCAATTCTCATGCAAGTTGTGAGTTCGACTACCAGAAGACTTTATTTAAGAAATGAATAGAAACCTGATACCAATGAATCGTCTATGCAAAAGtaacacaattttttttacaaaaataataaaaaaagatactGTAAAGATTAGGCATGAGAAAACGCAATTTGCTAACCTGAAAAAACTGGGAGTTGTAATAACTGGACCAGTTCTTTCAGGAAATAATGGCCAAGTCAAAATTAAACACCATTATCGCATAAACATACTTTCCAGTCCGCTGGTATCGAGTTAATGCACAATAAGTCGGatttaaaagaagaaaaaaccatttaaataaagaaaaactatAATATAGGAAACATAAGGGAAACATAAAATATGCcaaagtaaaatataaaatttcaaTATTTAAGGACAATACAAAAAGCttgattaataaaaaaataaaagcgtTTTTACTTTGTATATCGGAAGGAACAAATTTTTGATGCAgaattgaaaaacaaaatgcaatACTTTGAGTTAATCCAAAGAGCAAGATTCGGAAGACAataagcaaaaataataaggCGTTCTTTCTTGTTATTTGGAAGAGCAAATTGTACACAAAAAGACGGCAGATAAAGGGAGGAAGCAAAAAACAATCGTCCTTGATTGTGGAGTGGTATTGGGATGTAACCAGGTGGGCTTTCAGGATGTTAGCTTTGTTAGAACAGGTAACCAGCGATGATATGCCACAACCTCGTCCGCACATCTCTTCCGCACGCGGGAAAAGTGGCACGCGGGTGcaacaaaatggcgggaaattAGTCACGGGTTGCTGGGAAACTCGCCAGAAAAATAATAGCACAAATATTGTTTGCTCTGTTTTGATggtaaaaaaacttttattcCCTTTTTCCCCACAAccataaaaaaatgcagtttcaaaaatattattacttgaaatattttcccTATAAATTCAATTCAGTTTtctataaataacaaaaacctcactcctttttatttacaataaccgctaaaaaaactattgttgcacattttttcaatattttgcgTGTCCGCGACAAATATAAAACTCCGTGCGCAAATAAGTATGAAGccacaataaacaaaaacaaaatgtgcGAGGGAAAAAAACGCGCGGAAATTCAAACGTAGCACACACTACTTTGCGCGCCATGTCTCTTTCTGTAAAGCAGTTTGGTCTTCATAGGCCCCAATATATCATATTTTTACGGTCATAGTGTTTAATATACTACACTTGCACGATCATAGTGTTTAATACACCATACTTAGTAGATTATACTCATACGATCAAATCCTCACCTTTCTACAGGGTTTGGAGCTGATTTCGAAGGCTGACTTGAATACCTTACGTTGCTGACTCGTAAGGATTGTTCGCGGTCTTTTCGGTCCTTttttatcgtcatcatcgtctCCATGAACCGAAGAATCGTCCGAGTCAGAGTTTGCCTcggtttttatttcttctttgaTGTCCCTTTCGGTCGGCATTGTATTATTACTAACATCTAAACACAAACAAGAAGTATATGTGAATCAATGTTTTTAAGGTAGGCCTcggttttgctttttttttacttcttctTCTCCCGGTTGGCATTGAATTTACTAACAACTTAAGacacacacaaacaaacaaaaaatatttttttattcatatttGAAATCCAAGAAAGTTGTccctaaaatataaatattttccaAGACAATAGCCTAATTAAAAACGTTGTCctaattttaataatttttaaacaaaggtattatttaaaaaagttgTTAACTTTCCGTTTTAAAATCATCTCCTCAGAATATAGCCAAACAAAAATCGTTGATACAAGCGCGAATTCCTATCTAAGAATCATCTCAGCATGGTcttagaaaaacaaaagcGTTCAAAACAAATGCAAGGTTCTAACTATCTCTGTCACAAAGTTATCTCTGCGTGAGACAAAAATCAACAAACATGTTTGACACAAGCGCATTTTTCTAACTTAGGATGTAACAAGCAAGATCAAAGCTAGGCCGCGTTTCGTTTGAGATTATTTGCATTCCTCTCCTGATAACTCTGTGTATTGTAAGCGAAATTGGTACAAATTCACTTTTTTCGCCACATTCTCAAAGAATAAGCAAATTTCTTCTTGGTTTCGCGAATTTCACAGAAAGCGATTTTGACACCGGAGCAGTCACCGGTTTTCCGCCCAAaagaccccctccccccacgtTGGGAATTtgaccctcccccctctcaaATTCCAGCCCCTGGAATTGTCCAAAATACAGTATTCGTATGACAAAGGGGATTTTTTTCTCACAGAAATCGGCTTTGAAAGAACCCCCaaacaccccttccccctctggAGTTATCCGAAATTGCCTCCATAGATCTTCTCTAACATCACAAATTgtagtaccctgggtaccagacttctctcgtccagtgacgctcagccaaaatgccgcGGGTAACACTGTATCAAAAGACGTGTACTTACTTTCTTGTTGACGGTTTATACTCGTTGCATCGATGCTCGTtgtgttgttattattgttgctGTTCCTATTTGCTTTCGATCTGCTGTTTAGTTTCGGTAATTTCGCAAAGTCGGCCTTGCAGTACAATTTATTGTCTTTGAGGGCGAACTCCTGGCCCTTTTCTAAGATGTGTCCGCACATAGTGCACACGAAACAGTGTAAGTGGTACACATTTCCCAGAGCTCGCATTACAAGTTCATTGGCGGGGATGGTTTTCTTACAGCCGCTACACTTGGTCCCGAAAACTCTACagggcaagaaaaaaaatggttagATAATATGTCGAGGGGAATCGTGATAATCTAAATCTTCAAATAATGAGATTTTTAATAATCTAAATCTTCAAATAATGAGATTTTTAAGTGTTAGGTGGTTTAGAATGATGTTGGCCGGGCGCGTAGCCAGGAGAGGATGGGGGGCtgctgtgtgtgtgtgtgtgtgtgtgtgtgtgtggggggggggggggggggggggtggtggaagtgcgcaaaaaaaatttatattttcaaCAAAACATACATTTTTATCGTTCCTGACAACATACGATCTAACCACAACATGGCAAAGATAAACATAAACTTTTTtcaaaaacgttgtcagtgcaaacggcgaATGACAAATGCCAAATGGTAGTTCTATGACCGAAAGTTCTAATTATTCGTACAAATAAACGTGATAAATAAACTTTAGCGATACCAAAGCCATACATTGATGGTCTTTTATGGATTGTCGTATGCTTTTCCACAATTTCCTGTATTCGTCAGAAATATAATGAGACCCATGGTACagttcggtcgtagaactgccatttgccattcgacATCTGCCATTTGGACTGACaacgttatttgaaataggtgtataaacaAGCAGCgtcaataataacaaaaacaccAAAACAAGTCAAgttaaagaagaaaaacaataaaacaagcACTGACCATTCAAAGAAGCTatcaaaaacacaaataaaaaaatagctagtgataaaataaaacaacaaaacatgcTTGTATGCATTGTATGAGGCGAGGAAATACAAAAAGGAGAAATATGATGGAGGAGAAAAGAAGAGTTAATTCCTATTGCTAGTTTTATCGATGTTGTATTATTGGAACTAAAAACAAATACGGTAGAACCCTATTAACTCGAATTCGGATAGCTGCAATTCATCGAACTGAGTTTTCTGATTGTTTTATGTAAAGTTAAGTCATTTCTACTTGGATAACTCAAATTTAAACACCGGATAACTCGAATTTAAACCTCGGATAACTTTCTTTCTTCCGTACACACGTCTTGGAATACCTATTACCTTTTACTTATAATATAACTACAGCCTTTGTTTAATGCACTTTTCCTATACATAACTCTTCAACAACTACATTAAAccaatttaaaataaaaaattacaagaagcAATTATTGGGAAGTATAATAACTCTAGATTAAAAAAGTGATGCCCCTTCTACGATCAATTAATGTTCtagattaaaaaataaattaaacatATATAATGCAAAACTCAAGTTAAACCATATACGATGGGTCTTcttaattttcaaaataaaatcataCAAATATCTATGGAGATTTTAAACTTGaaagaaaaacacttttttctttttcattcaaatatGTGCACCATGTGAAAAACACACCTGCTTGAAAAAAGCAATTGAAATTTGTGCAATAGAGGCCCCTAACGCCTGGGACAAAATCCCATTTGTGCAGTACAATTTCTCGTAAAGTCTATTAATGTAACTCTGGATGATCTGCCTCACAGAAATCTCGACGGGAGTAACGTGGTGTGAATAATTTAGTGTTGCGTTAACCTTGACAAGTTATAATGTTAGCATGGGGTCATGGTTTACACAGTGCGCTTGCTAGGGTTACTTATATCAAagattatttattaattttagaGAACTCTCGCCGTTATAATTACAATCTCGAAAAATCCGAGGTTTAAGTATACTTTTACTAGATAAAAAGGGGCCCAAAAAACTGTCTGTTTTATTAAATGGCGTCTTTGGAAAGTATTGCTTAGTATAAAATATGTATAACAATAAACTCCTTAATATAGTAATTTGGTCTAAAAAAAGGCATTGAACTAAAGATAATCTCCTATGTTTGATAACCATAATGTGAATCATCTAAATTTATGATAGTTCTATCACAGCAGAAGAAGTGTTTTTTATCCGGTTTATCCATTTCACGATTCCCTGTATGTGTTGAGAGCTATGAGACCTGCTTTCATGGCGAAAAAGGCAATTATCACACgaacacaaaaaaacagaattcCTGTTATTCTCTAAAAGTAGCATATTCCAGAATAATCGCAACACAGTTCAAGAACGATCTAAAACTATAATTTCTGCGTTTGCCAAAATTCGCCATTTTTCTGGATCCCAAAATCGAATAGTCACCTAAACTTAAGCGCATATAGTTGTTTTGTGGAAGGCGAATATATTAATTAAGGAAGCAAGAGTCCATTGACAAAAGTTAAAGCCAACGATGGAGTTTTTCTAGTCGGCTTATTTGAAGACCAGAAAGTAATATCATTCGGGGAGTCGATCATTGTGCGGCAAAACCTTGACAAATAGAATAAGTTTTCAATTGACTTTTTGTCCTCGGATACCACACGAAACCGCCAATTCCAATGGTTCACAAAGACTTTTTGTACACCAGACAAGTGCG from Nematostella vectensis chromosome 8, jaNemVect1.1, whole genome shotgun sequence encodes:
- the LOC5516199 gene encoding LIM homeobox transcription factor 1-beta isoform X1, translating into MTMEDMEYRAIYARGKPQNCGQNGRVNICTGCNEPIEDRFLMKVVDEAWHESCLQCCICRSQLSRSCFSKDRKLYCRTDYEKVFGTKCSGCKKTIPANELVMRALGNVYHLHCFVCTMCGHILEKGQEFALKDNKLYCKADFAKLPKLNSRSKANRNSNNNNNTTSIDATSINRQQENVSNNTMPTERDIKEEIKTEANSDSDDSSVHGDDDDDKKGPKRPRTILTSQQRKVFKSAFEISSKPCRKVREELSRETGLSVRVVQVWFQNQRAKVQKSIKKLARRNNPDSDGASSCRVSNRQRSIKKSKDGKGSPRDKRRGDRDLLDIPPSLSPPQGMPVSHSPYMIQQYQGMANHMGSMVPPGYPYQPTLSHMDSGRDMQVDPSMQGLDECMMPPHQYPQEMGGYPPVSNHNGQNHLELMHDMINSF
- the LOC5516199 gene encoding LIM homeobox transcription factor 1-beta isoform X3, whose product is MALSATDLGGKPQNCGQNGRVNICTGCNEPIEDRFLMKVVDEAWHESCLQCCICRSQLSRSCFSKDRKLYCRTDYEKVFGTKCSGCKKTIPANELVMRALGNVYHLHCFVCTMCGHILEKGQEFALKDNKLYCKADFAKLPKLNSRSKANRNSNNNNNTTSIDATSINRQQENVSNNTMPTERDIKEEIKTEANSDSDDSSVHGDDDDDKKGPKRPRTILTSQQRKVFKSAFEISSKPCRKVREELSRETGLSVRVVQVWFQNQRAKVQKSIKKLARRNNPDSDGASSCRVSNRQRSIKKSKDGKGSPRDKRRGDRDLLDIPPSLSPPQGMPVSHSPYMIQQYQGMANHMGSMVPPGYPYQPTLSHMDSGRDMQVDPSMQGLDECMMPPHQYPQEMGGYPPVSNHNGQNHLELMHDMINSF
- the LOC5516199 gene encoding LIM homeobox transcription factor 1-beta isoform X2 is translated as MTMEDMEYRAIYARGKPQNCGQNGRVNICTGCNEPIEDRFLMKVVDEAWHESCLQCCICRSQLSRSCFSKDRKLYCRTDYEKVFGTKCSGCKKTIPANELVMRALGNVYHLHCFVCTMCGHILEKGQEFALKDNKLYCKADFAKLPKLNSRSKANRNSNNNNNTTSIDATSINRQQENVSNNTMPTERDIKEEIKTEANSDSDDSSVHGDDDDDKKGPKRPRTILTSQQRKVFKSAFEISSKPCRKVREELSRETGLSVRVVQVWFQNQRAKIKKLARRNNPDSDGASSCRVSNRQRSIKKSKDGKGSPRDKRRGDRDLLDIPPSLSPPQGMPVSHSPYMIQQYQGMANHMGSMVPPGYPYQPTLSHMDSGRDMQVDPSMQGLDECMMPPHQYPQEMGGYPPVSNHNGQNHLELMHDMINSF
- the LOC5516199 gene encoding LIM homeobox transcription factor 1-beta isoform X4; the protein is MTYTGGKPQNCGQNGRVNICTGCNEPIEDRFLMKVVDEAWHESCLQCCICRSQLSRSCFSKDRKLYCRTDYEKVFGTKCSGCKKTIPANELVMRALGNVYHLHCFVCTMCGHILEKGQEFALKDNKLYCKADFAKLPKLNSRSKANRNSNNNNNTTSIDATSINRQQENVSNNTMPTERDIKEEIKTEANSDSDDSSVHGDDDDDKKGPKRPRTILTSQQRKVFKSAFEISSKPCRKVREELSRETGLSVRVVQVWFQNQRAKVQKSIKKLARRNNPDSDGASSCRVSNRQRSIKKSKDGKGSPRDKRRGDRDLLDIPPSLSPPQGMPVSHSPYMIQQYQGMANHMGSMVPPGYPYQPTLSHMDSGRDMQVDPSMQGLDECMMPPHQYPQEMGGYPPVSNHNGQNHLELMHDMINSF
- the LOC5516199 gene encoding LIM homeobox transcription factor 1-beta isoform X5, which encodes MTMEDMEYRAIYARGKPQNCGQNGRVNICTGCNEPIEDRFLMKVVDEAWHESCLQCCICRSQLSRSCFSKDRKLYCRTDYEKVFGTKCSGCKKTIPANELVMRALGNVYHLHCFVCTMCGHILEKGQEFALKDNKLYCKADFAKLPKLNSRSKANRNSNNNNNTTSIDATSINRQQENVSNNTMPTERDIKEEIKTEANSDSDDSSVHGDDDDDKKGPKRPRTILTSQQRKVFKSAFEISSKPCRKVREELSRETGLSVRVVQVWFQNQRAKVQKSIKKLARRNNPDSDGASSCRVSNRQRSIKKSKDGKGSPRDKRRGDRDLLDIPPSLSPPQGMPVSHSPYMIQQYQGMANHMGSMVPPGYPYQPTLSHMDSGRDMQVDPSMQGLDECMMPPHQYPQEMGGYPPVSNHNGLL
- the LOC5516199 gene encoding LIM homeobox transcription factor 1-beta isoform X6; translation: MKVVDEAWHESCLQCCICRSQLSRSCFSKDRKLYCRTDYEKVFGTKCSGCKKTIPANELVMRALGNVYHLHCFVCTMCGHILEKGQEFALKDNKLYCKADFAKLPKLNSRSKANRNSNNNNNTTSIDATSINRQQENVSNNTMPTERDIKEEIKTEANSDSDDSSVHGDDDDDKKGPKRPRTILTSQQRKVFKSAFEISSKPCRKVREELSRETGLSVRVVQVWFQNQRAKVQKSIKKLARRNNPDSDGASSCRVSNRQRSIKKSKDGKGSPRDKRRGDRDLLDIPPSLSPPQGMPVSHSPYMIQQYQGMANHMGSMVPPGYPYQPTLSHMDSGRDMQVDPSMQGLDECMMPPHQYPQEMGGYPPVSNHNGQNHLELMHDMINSF